One region of Rhodothermus profundi genomic DNA includes:
- a CDS encoding DMT family transporter has protein sequence MAAPATLGLSRGLRYMIGSAFMFSLMGLFVKVAGRHLPSQEIVLIRSVVTLFYSYLLLRWTRVSWRGQRTGLLLLRGVVGFLSLSCLYFALTRLPLADTLVLQHTSPVFTTLLAALLLQEPIGRRELTGILLSLGGVVLVARPGFLFGSHAAGLDPLGVGAALGAAIFSAGAYVLVRELRRTEHPLTIVFYFPLVSTLGSLPFALPSAVWPSPLDWLVVVGGVGLSAQIAQVWMTRGLAEEQAGRAVAMNYLQVVFGVLWGLLFFREMPAPLSLLGMGLIFLGTWLVARART, from the coding sequence GTGGCAGCACCGGCTACGCTCGGCCTCTCCCGGGGACTACGCTACATGATCGGCTCGGCCTTCATGTTCAGCCTGATGGGGCTGTTCGTGAAGGTGGCCGGGCGCCACCTGCCCAGCCAGGAAATTGTGCTGATCCGCAGCGTGGTCACGCTGTTTTACAGCTATCTGCTACTTCGATGGACACGGGTCTCCTGGCGCGGACAGCGCACTGGCTTGCTGCTGCTACGAGGGGTTGTGGGCTTTCTATCCTTGAGCTGCCTCTATTTTGCGCTGACCCGTCTCCCCCTGGCCGATACGCTGGTCCTGCAACACACCAGTCCAGTCTTTACTACCCTCCTGGCTGCCCTGCTACTCCAGGAGCCGATCGGTCGCCGAGAGCTGACCGGCATTCTCCTGAGCCTTGGCGGCGTCGTGCTGGTAGCCCGCCCTGGCTTTCTGTTCGGGTCGCATGCAGCCGGGCTGGATCCCCTGGGGGTCGGAGCAGCCCTGGGCGCTGCCATTTTCAGCGCGGGCGCTTACGTGCTCGTGCGTGAGCTGCGACGCACCGAGCATCCCCTGACCATCGTATTCTACTTTCCCCTGGTTTCTACGCTGGGCTCACTCCCCTTCGCCCTCCCTTCCGCCGTCTGGCCCTCCCCGCTCGACTGGCTGGTTGTGGTGGGCGGCGTGGGCCTGAGCGCGCAGATTGCGCAAGTCTGGATGACCCGTGGCCTGGCCGAAGAGCAGGCGGGCCGCGCCGTTGCGATGAACTATCTGCAGGTGGTCTTTGGCGTCCTCTGGGGACTGCTCTTCTTCCGCGAAATGCCTGCACCGCTCAGCCTGCTGGGCATGGGCCTGATCTTTCTGGGCACCTGGCTGGTGGCACGGGCCCGCACCTGA